One window of the Cryptomeria japonica chromosome 7, Sugi_1.0, whole genome shotgun sequence genome contains the following:
- the LOC131856329 gene encoding disease resistance protein RUN1-like, producing the protein MDLVEVATGSGKRFKWRLEILFVHNNYFTGELATLSAGLVWLRWVNFPHSALELWLPLKKLRILELENAEKLEELWSETADPPVQLRELIISDAQRFQRFPSSIGRLQHFKKISLGLARAIEGLPEEFCQLQSLEHLDLCGCHKLKLLPCRFGDLKNLRHLDLRGAGFMMLPASFRHLINLQYICLLVCSELTLHPDILENTAKLEAMLVCGCELQELPAQIINQQSLKTLNVGSRSSMELPNGIGHLSKLEALIIGSSSLKSLPPSIVNLSSLTRLEICSEKLECLPETLTQLTSLHSLHIRGCPLRELDILSGCSSSSLYSLKFLNVEESLVLRISISE; encoded by the exons ATGGATCTTGTGGAGGTTGCGACAGGATCAGGTAAAAGGTTTAAGTGGCGATTAGAAATCCTGTTTGTCCATAACAACTATTTTACAGGAGAGCTAGCTACACTATCAGCAGGCCTTGTCTGGCTGCGATGGGTCAACTTTCCGCACTCAGCTCTTGAGTTATGGCTTCCTTTGAAGAAGTTAAGAATTTTAGAGCTTGAGAatgctgaaaagttagaagaaCTGTGGAGCGAGACTGCTGAT CCTCCTGTGCAGTTGAGAGAGCTGATTATCTCTGATGCCCAAAGATTCCAGAGATTTCCGAGCTCAATAGGACGTCTACagcatttcaaaaagatatccTTGGGCTTGGCAAGGGCTATCGAAGGTCTACCAGAAGAGTTTTGTCAACTCCAATCGCTGGAGCACCTTGATTTATGCGGATGTCATAAGCTAAAGTTGCTGCCTTGCAGGTTCGGCGATTTGAAAAACCTGCGGCATCTAGATTTGAGAGGTGCTGGGTTTATGATGTTGCCAGCTTCATTTAGGCACCTCATAAATCTGCAATATATTTGTTTACTTGTTTGCTCCGAGCTCACCTTGCATCCGGACATCCTTGAAAATACGGCAAAGCTTGAAGCTATGCTTGTTTGTGGATGTGAATTACAAGAATTGCCTGCTCAAATCATAAATCAGCAATCGCTCAAAACGCTGAATGTGGGCTCCAGAAGCTCGATGGAATTACCAAATGGCATTGGTCACCTGAGCAAATTGGAAGCGCTGATAATCGGAAGCAGTTCGTTGAAATCTTTGCCACCTTCTATTGTGAATTTGTCCTCTTTGACTCGTCTTGAAATTTGTTCTGAGAAGTTGGAATGCTTACCAGAAACACTTACGCAGCTTACCAGCCTTCACAGTCTGCATATCCGGGGCTGCCCCCTAAGAGAATTGGATATCTTGTCCGGGTGCTCTTCTTCTTCCTTGTACAGCCTCAAATTTCTAAATGTAGAAGAGTCTCTTGTGTTGAGGATATCAATCTCTGAGTAA